The Plodia interpunctella isolate USDA-ARS_2022_Savannah chromosome 22, ilPloInte3.2, whole genome shotgun sequence genome includes the window TTTGTGTTAGACGGCATTGTTAATGCACCAGCCCTTGATTGCTGATAGTTCTTGAAATTGTGCACTTTTGGAATTGCCTTCTTAGTTGCTTTATGTTTGTACAAGTTATTCAAAACATCTTCATCTAGTTTgagatttaaaattgatttattaaggAAATTGTTTATAGTAATACCAATTTTTGGATTCAAAGTTGTTATCTCCTCCATATACAGTTTGATTTTTTCGAGTATCCCTATATATATCCTGGCGTCGACATCGATAGTTTTTAAAAGAGTGAGACGCTTTTGTGGAGACACTCCTTTCAAAATTGCGGTGTTTTTATAATCGTTAGTAGAACTGTTCATGctattaatcaatattttcacCTCATCAAATGATTTTGGACGTGTATGCTGGCTGACCATTTGTCTCCTAGTTTTAGGATTCAGTTcggcattttttattactctttcCCATATAACAGCCGATTTCGGTCGCGGTTCAGTAATCGTGTTCACTCTCCGCGTTGATggattatatttcaattcttCTTTAATTGAATCGAATACTGATTTTACTTTATTCAattggtatttaattttatcctcaaccattttattgttattcagaatattatataagcaGGGTAATGCTTctgcaatttttatatttccttcTCTTGAACTAATTCCTGTTGCTTTCTGTAATTCTATTAAATCCCCAATTATTGCTTTTAAATGTgcttttagtttttcttttgtttgaaCTAAATTACCTTTGAATGCATTAGGATTAGCTGTAGTAGTTGTCGTACTAGCGAAAGCTAATGTTGATGCGGGAACTTGTGTTGTTGTATCTGTATTTGATCTTAGAACAAAATTAGcagttgttgttgttgttgtggtagtttttttttctggttCCAACAGTTTCACTAAGTCCGTGAAAGATTTGATTCTTAAAAAATCTGacaaattttgtatgataTCACCATCCGCGATTGAAGGATCATATCCATTTTcagtaattttacaatttttattcctAAGATTAACCAAATAGTCTAAAACCACTTTATCTTTTGATGTAAAAGTAGAATTTTCCAGATCAATGTCGTAGattcttttcaattttgattttaaatcttcatcatctttaaaaatattctgattttttatcgttgttattatattgttttgtttctttatcgGCACAAGTAGCTTTGTGATCTTCCCTAAGATGTTTCCGTACAAATTGAGAGATTGATTTTCGGAATCAGTTAAAATTTGGTCCATTCTATTGAGTTCACTTCTCGATGTAGGCACGTTTTTACCGACTTGCTGTACAGATGAATGTTGCCCATGtgacttaatattataaatatttttttgaacttcttcatatttttgtaatagagCCATAACGTTATTAAGTTTATCAATTGCAGCTAAAGTAGCATCATTTGATACTCTTGTGCGTAATATTTTGGAAGAATCttcatgtttttcttttttgtctgCATGTTCTTGTTTATCAGAATGATCATGTAGAGAACAGTTTTTAGAGACTCCCAAttctgatttaattttttcaacttGTTCACATAATGGCATGTTTTTATCGTCATTTCCTTTGGTCATTACATTTGCTAAATGTTCTAAGGCACCTTTAAGGAAGGTCTCTTGCCGAATGGTTAGTGGTTCTTTGAACAATTCCACTAAATCTGcaattttttcatgttttaataCCTCACTGTCCATCATTTCATCTTGTTTATCCTGCTCTAAATGCcacaatttatttagtagATTTCCAGCGATGAATGCCATAGCTGTTAATGTATCATTTTCTCGTACAAACGTTATATTTGATATCGATGGCGATTTTTTATCTCCTACAATTTCAATGCCTTTATGGAGTTCGTTGACAATCAATTTTGACAAATCTTTATCTTTCACTTCTTTCGTTTTATTCTTCATAATTTCATGTAGTTTTTCACGGACTTCACTTTTTGTTTCAATGACAGGATGTGTATCGATTTTGTTATCTGCAATATGGTGTTCGTATAATTTTGACTTATATTCAATATGGAGAGGGTTAGACGATTTATTACCATTTAAACGTTCACTTCTGCGTGATACCTGGACTGGAAAATTAGCTACTGCTTTTTTCGCTACGATTGTTCCAGAATCATTAGAATGTTTTAATAcgtctgtaaaaaatatattattgtcatatatgaatatattacaatgtacctcgtgaaattaaaaaatatatgatccACGCTATACTAATATACGTTATTCCAATAGAATTTGAATctcacatacaaacttttgaCTTTTTTGTTAGTAGGAAGTAGGATAGAATGCAGTCACTCGGTGAATGATCggataatttagaaataactatagcagtaaataaattcaaattcattcaaataatctagattatacatgTCAACATCTTTAGAAATTCCTACTTTTAAacgattaaaaaaatgcaGGAAAGACATATCAAAACACATCATTACCTTCATTGACCTCATCAACAGTATGGTAAAACTTTATTGGGTGATcgctttttgttttatttttgtgatccACAGATCTTTTAAGTctgtcatttaatttatcttttattgaATCTATCTGCATATTCATAAATTCTTGAATATTAGTGGCTTGAAGTGGTTCAACGTCACTCCCTACATATTTCTCCTTTTCGAGGTCACCTGAAAAATACACTGTTTGAGTAAAAACTTTCAACGatacgaaaatataaaattatacataccttttaataagtgcaacaaataaagaaatgaaagTGCAATGTGCGTAAACAGGTTTATTTTGAAAGTGCTCGTGGTATACCAATAacataacctgaaataaaagaaatgtgCGTTTGAAAATgtgcaatttataaatatttgcattcGATAGAGAAAGATGTGAAAGTTTACTagaaattaagattttaagaTGGTAGATTGTTTTTTAGTACAGATTGTGAAGaaagttaagaaaataaatgaggtCTCTGTCTCCTATTGGCTAGCAACACTgagtgtttatcaaccaatcttaatCATTCTATTTCGTATTGTAATgggaaataaatgttttagatATCCGTTATCATCATTTACTTGACAGACTGTAAGGTCCTAAGTTATATCTCCATTAGCGTACGGAGAAAATTGTAGAGTACCTTTCGTTTCACTCATccaagaaagagagagaagaaAACGTGTTCGTTTTAACAGAGTTGATTCTACCGCTTTGTTGAGAGATCGAAAGAAAAGTTGTATGGAAACGTTCTATCGTATTTGGCTGGTTCATGTGTCTGTATAGTCTTTGGCGATTTGACACATCCGGGGATCCTTGACCCCGATTCTTTATGGctgatgaaatttgaagtctgaatatataaaactcttgcgttactgagtggcTGACTGAATAACAGACAACAGGCAGGCACAGGCGAAgttactgggcgtaggaagctgaaatttggcaggtAGGTTCCTAGAACAGTGtaggagcactaagaagggatttcctgataTTGCCAcaggaaacggatttttactagCATATTtaaagttgtgggcaaaatcTAATGCGCTTATAAGAGAGAGGAACAGACATACTAACCTAACAATTCGTCTTCTCCACCAATGATTTGAGGCCTAGGCACGTGAGGTGTTCCAAGTTTGGCCGAATATTCtcgatttttctttttgaatgCTGTAAAAATTACATGATTATAATCAACTTCTGTGTTtatactggtatcaaacgcaaaacctcctaaagactacttgggtaggtacatcaaaacaagcaacttacTACGACCTATCGTGattcctacttttttttttcttataaaaaaaataatctaatttgcgTTTCTACACATCTTGACTATATGTAATAGCTAAACAATTCTGTAGCTGAATCGAACATATAagtaatgttatataaaaactacattaaaagtaaaattttttttttttttgtatttattgcttttaattaacataaaataaaagatgttAATCTCTATgaaccttatgcgcctttggaaggttatgcgttagacaCCAGTGTAAATTAACCctgtataaatttatgtcaACTATGCAAGTTTCGACGGTAATTATAACAGTGTATGCCAAAATTGGtttcctattttttaaaccggtctataaataattccGCGATGGCTATATTTTATGCCGGCTCGACACACACTGGCAATAAGCACACAAAACAGAATACAATCacagagaaataaaattacatgcCGCCTCTTCTAAGAGATCTCTCATTCGAACGAAGATGCGAATGCATaaacattgcatagtttgtatgagtgcttttctTTATCGtcatgaaaaaccagcaacgtATGACGAACGCGATAATGTGGAGCATGCATTACAAGTGCGGTCCGTCGCTGGTAAACTGTAATTATGGCGAGCTTCATACGTTGCATCGATTCTTATAAAACCCAAGAAACTAACGGGCTTAAAGGCATCGTGAAACAAGACGGGATGTGAATGACACTTATAACGACAAGGATGACGTAGTCTTTTtgttgacgtgacaacgtcttaaattaggttgcggctgggagtcacttatgaaaaagtgtaacgcccggtaacgttacgatgagtcaccgaacgagagagaggcccgccgaatgccttgcgtctctctcccactcaactatgatcggtctgccgcgcgcgtaaaaagacgttgtcacgtaaaatcttcgcccgtaaaaccgactttacaggcaaccatttttttataggtatatataaaagcaATATAAAGAATGAGGCCAACGACCGAACAATTAGCATGGCCACGATCGTCTGAACAGACATTCCGGCTGGACGTTGTCCACCCTTAAATCTAGATATAAATTTCCTCCAAGACTTACTCTCCTCAATGGCGTCCCAGGCCATGTCGACGGTATTCTCGTCCATGTCCCTGGAGTCCATACCGAAGCACCTGGTCACATCCTCGCAAACCCACTGTCCGCGCTC containing:
- the LOC128679854 gene encoding uncharacterized protein LOC128679854 isoform X3, with amino-acid sequence MYVKLVLLLVAILSIVFVNADLIYHNDEIPYDISAKCYRGVSYYSNDPNANNTDLDIASDIESLLDYDTRDICFYCICSVDGKHADCVSRDPFYCDYFRFLRNETNKGRNRYGQLFQQDRPTYFRQLSYRVRRTMDEGMFELVDNFKSKQNRMGADQQCVPYVSKYSTCTDENSCAGCKECNCDERGQWVCEDVTRCFGMDSRDMDENTVDMAWDAIEETFKKKNREYSAKLGTPHVPRPQIIGGEDELLGDLEKEKYVGSDVEPLQATNIQEFMNMQIDSIKDKLNDRLKRSVDHKNKTKSDHPIKFYHTVDEVNEDVLKHSNDSGTIVAKKAVANFPVQVSRRSERLNDNKIDTHPVIETKSEVREKLHEIMKNKTKEVKDKDLSKLIVNELHKGIEIVGDKKSPSISNITFVRENDTLTAMAFIAGNLLNKLWHLEQDKQDEMMDSEVLKHEKIADLVELFKEPLTIRQETFLKGALEHLANVMTKGNDDKNMPLCEQVEKIKSELGVSKNCSLHDHSDKQEHADKKEKHEDSSKILRTRVSNDATLAAIDKLNNVMALLQKYEEVQKNIYNIKSHGQHSSVQQVGKNVPTSRSELNRMDQILTDSENQSLNLYGNILGKITKLLVPIKKQNNIITTIKNQNIFKDDEDLKSKLKRIYDIDLENSTFTSKDKVVLDYLVNLRNKNCKITENGYDPSIADGDIIQNLSDFLRIKSFTDLVKLLEPEKKTTTTTTTTANFVLRSNTDTTTQVPASTLAFASTTTTTANPNAFKGNLVQTKEKLKAHLKAIIGDLIELQKATGISSREGNIKIAEALPCLYNILNNNKMVEDKIKYQLNKVKSVFDSIKEELKYNPSTRRVNTITEPRPKSAVIWERVIKNAELNPKTRRQMVSQHTRPKSFDEVKILINSMNSSTNDYKNTAILKGVSPQKRLTLLKTIDVDARIYIGILEKIKLYMEEITTLNPKIGITINNFLNKSILNLKLDEDVLNNLYKHKATKKAIPKVHNFKNYQQSRAGALTMPSNTKSKTVKLSRDDIINQLIKNRVQFYLKVKALEDEDEQDDINVRLAKRILNYLETKNYTIARELFKVFVAQKQQSKSEAYALPKYLDVKPKTKQKGIMALKEPLIQFQEERAPYMGSDMSSLTQSLMKQLTNIKNMRS
- the LOC128679854 gene encoding uncharacterized protein LOC128679854 isoform X1, whose protein sequence is MYVKLVLLLVAILSIVFVNADLIYHNDEIPYDISAKCYRGVSYYSNDPNANNTDLDIASDIESLLDYDTRDICFYCICSVDGKHADCVSRDPFYCDYFRFLRNETNKGRNRYGQLFQQDRPTYFRQLSYRVRRTMDEGMFELVDNFKSKQNRMGADQQCVPYVSKYSTCTDENSCAGCKECNCDERGQWVCEDVTRCFGMDSRDMDENTVDMAWDAIEETFKKKNREYSAKLGTPHVPRPQIIGGEDELLGDLEKEKYVGSDVEPLQATNIQEFMNMQIDSIKDKLNDRLKRSVDHKNKTKSDHPIKFYHTVDEVNEDVLKHSNDSGTIVAKKAVANFPVQVSRRSERLNGNKSSNPLHIEYKSKLYEHHIADNKIDTHPVIETKSEVREKLHEIMKNKTKEVKDKDLSKLIVNELHKGIEIVGDKKSPSISNITFVRENDTLTAMAFIAGNLLNKLWHLEQDKQDEMMDSEVLKHEKIADLVELFKEPLTIRQETFLKGALEHLANVMTKGNDDKNMPLCEQVEKIKSELGVSKNCSLHDHSDKQEHADKKEKHEDSSKILRTRVSNDATLAAIDKLNNVMALLQKYEEVQKNIYNIKSHGQHSSVQQVGKNVPTSRSELNRMDQILTDSENQSLNLYGNILGKITKLLVPIKKQNNIITTIKNQNIFKDDEDLKSKLKRIYDIDLENSTFTSKDKVVLDYLVNLRNKNCKITENGYDPSIADGDIIQNLSDFLRIKSFTDLVKLLEPEKKTTTTTTTTANFVLRSNTDTTTQVPASTLAFASTTTTTANPNAFKGNLVQTKEKLKAHLKAIIGDLIELQKATGISSREGNIKIAEALPCLYNILNNNKMVEDKIKYQLNKVKSVFDSIKEELKYNPSTRRVNTITEPRPKSAVIWERVIKNAELNPKTRRQMVSQHTRPKSFDEVKILINSMNSSTNDYKNTAILKGVSPQKRLTLLKTIDVDARIYIGILEKIKLYMEEITTLNPKIGITINNFLNKSILNLKLDEDVLNNLYKHKATKKAIPKVHNFKNYQQSRAGALTMPSNTKSKTVKLSRDDIINQLIKNRVQFYLKVKALEDEDEQDDINVRLAKRILNYLETKNYTIARELFKVFVAQKQQSKSEAYALPKYLDVKPKTKQKGIMALKEPLIQFQEERAPYMGSDMSSLTQSLMKQLTNIKNMRS
- the LOC128679854 gene encoding uncharacterized protein LOC128679854 isoform X2, yielding MYVKLVLLLVAILSIVFVNADFYFNHPQPKPEDLNRLHLKCVPGRTVIKVSENVKAVAMDESSYEDDFRRTHMNFGAKDDEQCEICVCSAEGKDEYCSKRPAMNVNECIVMARANDEFNKNIPFDVDRVLANRVRRRGADQQCVPYVSKYSTCTDENSCAGCKECNCDERGQWVCEDVTRCFGMDSRDMDENTVDMAWDAIEETFKKKNREYSAKLGTPHVPRPQIIGGEDELLGDLEKEKYVGSDVEPLQATNIQEFMNMQIDSIKDKLNDRLKRSVDHKNKTKSDHPIKFYHTVDEVNEDVLKHSNDSGTIVAKKAVANFPVQVSRRSERLNGNKSSNPLHIEYKSKLYEHHIADNKIDTHPVIETKSEVREKLHEIMKNKTKEVKDKDLSKLIVNELHKGIEIVGDKKSPSISNITFVRENDTLTAMAFIAGNLLNKLWHLEQDKQDEMMDSEVLKHEKIADLVELFKEPLTIRQETFLKGALEHLANVMTKGNDDKNMPLCEQVEKIKSELGVSKNCSLHDHSDKQEHADKKEKHEDSSKILRTRVSNDATLAAIDKLNNVMALLQKYEEVQKNIYNIKSHGQHSSVQQVGKNVPTSRSELNRMDQILTDSENQSLNLYGNILGKITKLLVPIKKQNNIITTIKNQNIFKDDEDLKSKLKRIYDIDLENSTFTSKDKVVLDYLVNLRNKNCKITENGYDPSIADGDIIQNLSDFLRIKSFTDLVKLLEPEKKTTTTTTTTANFVLRSNTDTTTQVPASTLAFASTTTTTANPNAFKGNLVQTKEKLKAHLKAIIGDLIELQKATGISSREGNIKIAEALPCLYNILNNNKMVEDKIKYQLNKVKSVFDSIKEELKYNPSTRRVNTITEPRPKSAVIWERVIKNAELNPKTRRQMVSQHTRPKSFDEVKILINSMNSSTNDYKNTAILKGVSPQKRLTLLKTIDVDARIYIGILEKIKLYMEEITTLNPKIGITINNFLNKSILNLKLDEDVLNNLYKHKATKKAIPKVHNFKNYQQSRAGALTMPSNTKSKTVKLSRDDIINQLIKNRVQFYLKVKALEDEDEQDDINVRLAKRILNYLETKNYTIARELFKVFVAQKQQSKSEAYALPKYLDVKPKTKQKGIMALKEPLIQFQEERAPYMGSDMSSLTQSLMKQLTNIKNMRS